CAGAGGGGCTCCTTTAGTGATGAAGGATGTTatgaataaaatggaatatCCCTCCCAGTGCAATGGTGAGGATTTAGAAATTTGCCGCAGAATAATTTTTTCGTATTTCCTACTGTATATCAGTATAGCACGTCATTCTTTAAGTTCCGTATTAAGGGATAggttataaatacatatatgtgtgtgtgtgaagaatTCAATTACTGAATTTTTGCAAACTCTCTAATTATGGATAATTGCAAAATGTGCCGATCTAATCTTAATGCATCTATGATAAATTGTATTTGACTAATCAGACATTGTATAGGTgtcttaaaacaaaatatataaaacataattaaaggtATTGATATTCAGCCACATGGGATattgttatataattatatataggaAAGTGTTACAAAGTTTTCCTGCCACCACAAAATAAAACCCTATTTGTTGCTTCAGGGGCCGGAGTATTCTTCCTGTCCTGCACAGAAGGAGATCAGATCAGCTTTCTCTTCGACTGCATTGTTCGTGGAATTTCTCCTACAAAAGGCCCGTTTGGTCTGCGCCCAGTGCTCCCAGGTTAGTACAAAAAGTGCATGATAAACGGGGAACACCAGGGATTTCCATAGATAACGCATACGGCGCGGGACATTTATAATACAATACCACTAACGGGAATGCTATTCAAGGAgcaaaatttatatattttaaggctGAATAACCTTTCTGGTGATAAATGTATCCTCACATCTGCAGTTTACATTTTCAACCACTCGCTGAAAAAAgtgctaaaaaataaatctttttggACTCCCATGTTAAACTTCCGACCTGAAGAAGAGAGGATAACTCTCAAAAgcttgtttgttttgttagtccaataaaaaaaagtatcactGCATCTCGAAATACTTTGTTATTTGACTGAATAACACTGGACTTATACGGCTAAACCcatttactaatatatatatatatatatatatatatatatatatatatatatatatatatatatatatatatatactgacagtTATACCTAAATGCAGAAGTGACCGAGTTGGTGTAGTGTTGCACAGAGAGTAGACAGGCACCatgtaaatcaaataaatgaaGAACGGAACATTCTAGAAGAATTACCACCTACTATTAATAGTGCCCGTTAAAACAGAATCTGGGTTTAATtacgtttatttttttccttcttaacCGTGTTGTATAAAACATCCTGAAGCACACAATATTCACTTGGACTCCATGTGTGCTTCATGATACCCCATTGCATCTACCTGTAGCCTTCCCCTGACAACCCAAGCAGAATGATGGCTTAAAACACAATGAAAAGTAATTATTATGGGCATTTAGTGATGTCTGGCCACTGATTTACTGCCAATGAAACCTTCTGTGTAGATACCtttgaaatggccaaagaggggaCACATCTGTGGTGAGTTGAGGCGAGTTGaggctttaccaagactttttatgtcattttagaACTTTTGGTATTTGGAagcagaataatgtattttatgaagacaatttaatttagaaacatatttacatctgtttttatgtagATCTGCGTAGGCTTATACTCTGAGTACCGCAGCAATCATCATccaaaacagaaaacacaatgACTATATTAGTGCTTAGCTTgtaggccacagctttattcaGCATTATTTTGTTGTAGCTGTTTAACCTTTTAACTGTGAACCGGTGACCATTATTCCCAATACAGCAAGTGCCACGAGTCGCCGCCTCCCCAAACCCATTTGGTTACTGTAAAAGTGTGTGTCGAACGAAGCACGGGCCAGGGTGGACAGGCTAGGAAACAGCAATACAGAAATAGAAAACCCACGTAATAATAGTGGGAGGTCAGGCAGTAATACTGCACCTTATTTCATCATACAGACGGGGAAATAAAAAGGTAGGATCCCTCCTCTGACATCATTTTAAGACCCTTCATGACACTGTTGCAGCTCTTGCCCCAGTAAGACTCAGGAGCTGCTCCAGCATTCATGCCCTCACTCTTATTGCTAAATAGAAGTCACACCCGGGAGGATCCCTTTATAAATACTTTTAGCCAAAACGTTGGGAGATATCCTGAGTCTTCACTCTTACTCTCTGTCCAATGGTGGCAGATTGTGCTTTTCTAGTACATTCCATCTATTCTTTACATAATTCAGTGTTCTATTAGACTCCTTTGGTATTGCTCCATGGGGAGGGGGTTTATAATTTAttcaatttataattaataCTTTTAAGGCTATACAACACTCCGTAAGATGTACACTTTGTAGGTACACATGTATATTGTTCTAACTTGTTTTGAATTTATTGTCATAGACCCAAATCTAAACCCAGCCTACATGGAAGAAAGGGTGGAACATGAAACATTGCAGCTGGAGAAACGTCTCAGTCTCCTCTCACATCAAAGCCTCGGAGGTAAGATTAATAACATTTAATCTATGTTATCCTCTATGACAATATGGAAATTTTACAGATATTTGCAGGACaagagtacatttttttttcaaaacaatcTCTGATATTGGGTTATAATGACAAAACCTAAACTGCCCTTGTCTATTGATAAATACATCTGCACTACGCAAAGataggtagcgttctcctggtACATGCGAAACCCAGATTCGCCTATTAGatttccagatagtgaagtgtGGTTTATAACTCAAGAGAACTCATTTCATTGcatgtgctgatgttgcttccagagaccCTTTgagctacagaggacaggctgTTTTTACATGCTACACGTCTCGGCACTCTGCGGGCCGGCTCTGTGCATGGGCTACCACTTTGTGGCTGAGTAGCTATTACTTCTAggtgcttccacttcacaataataacagttatggtGGACCAAGagagatctagcagggcagacatTGTGATGACAAAAGTGGCATCTTGAAAAGCAGGGTTTACATCCACATTTAAAGTCCTCAAGCTCTTCTACTACCAGTGTGTGTCTATAGAAATGGCTGCCTATGAGCTTGACTGTATACACCTGTTGGCAATGGGTGCTGTGAAACACTTTAACTCAAtgattaggaggggtgtccacacaTTTGGTCATATACTATGTATGTCTGAAGAATAAACACCCACAAAAAGGTGTCTCTTTCCCCCAATGATCAGGAGCTCGTCCAGGTATTTCTGTATTCCCTTAGGGTAATGGTCATATTGGCCCTTAATAAATGCCGTGCTCCCCCATAAAATGTGTAGAGCTGATATCAGCGCTTTATAAACAGGGAATGAGCTGTGGATTACCCTTCTTGCTGATTGCAATATCTGTTATATTGTCATCCACTCAGCCTGCACAGTGCTGATTCATCTAGTCCTGGCATCTCATTGAAGCTTGATACAGGGGCCACTAGCAGTAACAGTAACCCTGTACCGTCCCTTCTGAGACTGGCTTTAAATGATAGTCTTAACTATCAATCCTTAGCCATACAATTTGAAAACTCCACCTAGTTCTTCCAGTTCAAACTGGGACAACACATTTAGATCGTATTGCATAAAAATCAGATCCTTCATCGGTGTTGAGAAAACCAGCCCCCAACGAATGTGATATGATCTatagtatgttatatataaattcttTAGCGTAGTCTGAATGCTCCCTGTGGTCACATATGGAATTGCAAGAATGTTGCGAGAAGGAAATTATTTCACACTTGTTCTTAAATACATCCCTACTACACAATTAAATAGTTGGCATAACATTACATTGTGATATACTGAGCATGGCCATTTGATGTCCCTTTAGTACTAAGAGGTGGATTAAAAATCTCTGTTTTATTAACATgaccttttattattatcaaccacctacaaaatgaaaaagtaataatttatgtaaaagtaAAATAGGTAAGAATATATAGAAAGGCATTATGCAAAACTACAGTTTCCAGGAGTTCAAGCTCCGTGTCATAACATTACACTCggattttactttgttttgcaGGCAGCAATCTAATTCAACCAGGGTTATAATCCAATTCTGGAGCAAAGTGGTAAAGTCATTCACAGAATGACAATGATAACACTTCCACAAGATGTCAACTTATAGACAACCACGTGACTCATGGCTCTCCCAATCACACAACTCACAGCGCATACACAAGAACACAGCTCACAATTCAGCTGCTCCATCGACTGAGTGCCTTGGTGTGGTGCCAGAAGAGATTTAAAGGACCATATGTAACTTGCAGGTCTTTTGTTTAACAACACTGATTTGGCTTcagctggccatctggcacacctggcaaatgccaaacggGCCACTGGCTTACAGCGCCTCACACTTACCTGATCTGCCGCTCCATGCACAATTTGcgagtttaaaaaaatgccatGCATATCTAGCCAGCGGCAGCACATAGATTATTTGGCAACTGCTTCTAATTTAATGCGTATCTGATTTTCCTGTCACAAAAATATGGGTCTTcataaaagaaatagaaatatacaaGGGGGGCACGCAATCTGAAAAGCATagacattcagattcctgggttgctggtagaataataattaccaattaatacataaaacaaagcaagaattcagcacatacccagCCAATACTATTCAAAATACacctgaggcataaatattggggattccgtcacactatatagccgtatattgcttagcctgccgctacatcaaagtaccccaagtttggcgagtcctgaCTGATTTTCCATTGCTATAAGAAAAACGTAACTCAAGCATGAATAATTATTGCCTTTACACATGTGTAAATGTGCTTCCctattactttattttaggGGATGACAGAAGTTTATCAAGTTCCTCTACAGACACCAGTCACTCAGATGCCAGTGCAGGAAGTAGACTGACAATCTGGCCAGAGACATCGTCGGCCAGCACTTCAGCGGAAAGTCACGGGATGGCAGCAGCGAAAGGCATTCACCTTGGAGAAGATAAAGCCTATGCAGATGCTCTTCATTCTGCAAAGCCCCCTCCTAAGCCCGTAAGGTCTAGACAGTTGCAGGAAATAGGTCGTCAAAGTTCTTCTGACAGTGGCATAGCTACGGGTAGCCACTCTTCCTACTCCGGGAGCTTCTCTTCCTACGCTGAAAGCCTGGACATTTGCCATGGTGAGGAGTTTGGCTCATTGCTTAGCTTGCCATTGAACTTTGCTACCGACCAGAATGTATGTACTTGCCAACATACTAATCCCCAGAGAGGCTCTGAGTATCAGATTCCTGGCTCTGTAAGACATCTATATGACACACCCAGAAGTTTACTACCGGCAGCTGGTAGATGTACTCAACACAAGAGTTCAGATTCCACATTATCCAAGGACCAGTCACGTGCAACTCAAGGCATTAGTGATCCTAAGCTATTGGTACCGCACGTGGAGGCAAGAACAACAGTTGAACAAAGCCAAGATCGGAGTAGGCATTCATCCTTACTCCAAGAAAGCAAAGACGATGAGACGTATGTGGATTTTGTTCCAAGGTGGACTGCCACAAAACCTCCGTCGCAGGTTCCAGAAACAAAAAGTAGCGATGTGGTTCCGTCGGTTCCAGGGGCAACTGACACTTGTGAAATATGCAGTCCTCAACCTGGAATTACTAGAGCCCTGTTTGCAGCTTGTCCTGTCTGTGGTGGACTAAaggtaaatgtttcttttatagGCTTTTGTGCAGAAACTATATCTAACCATAAACATCCTGATAATTATACTCACAAATTTGGTTAATTATTCCCCAGAATTTGACCTACGCAGGAGGTTATGCATTTCTTTGTAGGGAGAGGAAACGGAGACAGATTGCCCTATGAGGGGATTATGCTCCCTGGTGCACCATTGCACCATCGGCCTGTTGGAGTGGTCGGTGCCTAGTTGGCATAGCTTCCATAGTAATCTTAACTGGCTTAGGGCATCCATACGAGGTGGAGTGCcaccatatgacatcataacccagcTTTTACGGAAGCTGCAGAGGCAAATGCTGATGGCAGTTGAAGAGCTGCCCGGGGTCAGGCCTAGATCGGTGGTGGCCCATAACGCCTGATCAAACCAGTGTCAATCATATCAGGACAcaagttaaaaatataatgcGGAGCacaacataatattacatacaCAACATAGGGGTGGGGAGGGGACTAGGCACGTATGCTCTTCTAAACTGACCTAGAGTTGCTATCATCCATTGGACTTTAAGTTGCAGTAAAATATCCTTCACAGCCTGTGACGGGGCACACAAGCCCAAGTAACATGGAGGGAAAGGATAGGGAGGGCAGTAAAAAAGGAAGAGGAAAGAGactaaacagccaatcagagcacaCTCGATGACCTCAAGCCCTCCCACTCTTCCTGTCTGAGTGCAGATGGACACTGGGAGAGAGGAGCCGGCTCTGCACTTGATTAATCCAATGATAtctttacttgctgtagagcAGCTCCTCTCTACCAGTGTCCGCCAGCCGTGTTCCCTACAAACCAAGCCTACTACAGCGTAGGGACTTAGGGCCCCCTAGGGCCCTGGAGAGATTGCTCCATGTGCAGCTTGGTTAATCTGACCCTGACTGGGTATCGTGGTTTGCAGGGATATCCCATAGAGGAAAGGGTCTCATTTTTATAGCGTTCACATCCACCCTGACAGTACCCTACGGCACCTAATGGGAAATCCAGGCCTGTGTGTTAGTAATCTGATTAGGAAAGGCAGCTATGCGAGAGGAATGGAGACAGAGTGTTACAGTATCTGGTGTCATGGAGATTGTGTTGTAGAAATGGTACGTATCCGTTTACTGGATTTTGTAAGTAAAGAGTTTTGTACCGAGTGTCTGCGTGTATTAGCACTGCTGAAAATAGACGGTCTGTTACATTATTCCCACCAAATTCTGCTACCGGCATTGCACAACGAAGCATTGATCATATTAACAGCTTCTACGAATGGAACACTAAATGATCATTCGATCGCCACCCTTTCAGTTCGCAAATAAAAACTTCACAGATCATATGAAGTCAATAATTATGAAGGctgcattttaatttaatgagaGAATAACCTATGCTTGCCTGGAGCATCCCATGCCATGTGAAATATTTGCCCCAGCTTTGAATTACATAAATTACCAtgggtattaaccctttccatgcctTGCTATGTACATTTTTGTGCATAGTATTTTGTAATATGGTGACCAGACTTCCTATTTTATCCAGGAATGCTTGTAAAATGCCTCACGCAGGGCTGCAATGACGAATGCATTCCTGAACTCTGCTATCCATAAACCTGCCACACGTGGTCCTGTTCCAGGAAGGATGGTCCAGACTAGGGCTAGCTTTCAGtctctatatataaaaagggtGAGGGTGCAGCGAGGTAATGTGAGACTGGGACCAACGCCAGTTGGGTGCAGAAGGGGGTGTCGAATTGGGCAGATCAAAAGAACTAACATGGACCATTGTAATTGGCTGCTGTTTTGCAGCCTTTATGTTAGATCCAGCAGATTAATAGGAACCCATAAAACAAGGCCCATCATAATAAATAGGAACCCATAAAACGACGCACATCATTAAGCGTATCAGTCATAAGTCTATCCAATTGTCAATTTTGTAAAGTTGTGATGCTTGTGAAAAATTATATCACAATAGATTATTGTGCTTAAAAAGCATGCGACCAAGAATGATGTGATTAGTGATGAAGGGCAACCTAAACAATTTGGGTTATTTGCTTAATAAAGCTGAAGAAATTACACCTTTTCAGTTGATAAAATGATCAGATTTAGATTAATAAACCAGCAACTGACCTATGATAATAGAGATGCTGTGTGTAGTATGGTTAGTAATTAATTGTTACCATTTTCCTCTATAAGGCTGctgtgtgtaaaataaatcattgaTTTGGCCAGTACCCATGCCTGCCAGACCAATGCCctaaaccaaataaaaacacatggcTACCAACCTTATAATGACATCATCCATAGCTTT
The DNA window shown above is from Spea bombifrons isolate aSpeBom1 chromosome 1, aSpeBom1.2.pri, whole genome shotgun sequence and carries:
- the DOK7 gene encoding protein Dok-7 isoform X1; protein product: MTDSVVVEGQVRLRDGKKWKNRWVVFRKPSPVADCLLMLVYKEKSERTKGHKERSSVTLEDICGLDPGLSYEGMNQTLAIICFSQVVMLGFDNKEIMNAWDVRLRYSLGEVHRFHVGVLPGTKLESGPATLHLCNDILVLARDIPPVVIGQWKLSDLRRYGAVANGFVFEGGTRCGYWAGVFFLSCTEGDQISFLFDCIVRGISPTKGPFGLRPVLPDPNLNPAYMEERVEHETLQLEKRLSLLSHQSLGGDDRSLSSSSTDTSHSDASAGSRLTIWPETSSASTSAESHGMAAAKGIHLGEDKAYADALHSAKPPPKPVRSRQLQEIGRQSSSDSGIATGSHSSYSGSFSSYAESLDICHGEEFGSLLSLPLNFATDQNVCTCQHTNPQRGSEYQIPGSVRHLYDTPRSLLPAAGRCTQHKSSDSTLSKDQSRATQGISDPKLLVPHVEARTTVEQSQDRSRHSSLLQESKDDETYVDFVPRWTATKPPSQVPETKSSDVVPSVPGATDTCEICSPQPGITRALFAACPVCGGLKGASGLHSGPAPAQGASSSLVPGAARPPKGQATLASTAGAAGYPAEPLVSDRPRSETATYVNIPISPTSKKQIHYTALELQEPSTGIRGSGSTKYAQIDIAATETAHKVGSQHAQSREDRLPELEQRKKGSQP
- the DOK7 gene encoding protein Dok-7 isoform X2: MTDSVVVEGQVRLRDGKKWKNRWVVFRKPSPVADCLLMLVYKEKSERTKGHKERSSVTLEDICGLDPGLSYEGMNQTLAIICFSQVVMLGFDNKEIMNAWDVRLRYSLGEVHRFHVGVLPGTKLESGPATLHLCNDILVLARDIPPVVIGQWKLSDLRRYGAVANGFVFEGGTRCGYWAGVFFLSCTEGDQISFLFDCIVRGISPTKGPFGLRPVLPDPNLNPAYMEERVEHETLQLEKRLSLLSHQSLGGDDRSLSSSSTDTSHSDASAGSRLTIWPETSSASTSAESHGMAAAKGIHLGEDKAYADALHSAKPPPKPVRSRQLQEIGRQSSSDSGIATGSHSSYSGSFSSYAESLDICHGEEFGSLLSLPLNFATDQNVCTCQHTNPQRGSEYQIPGSVRHLYDTPRSLLPAAGRCTQHKSSDSTLSKDQSRATQGISDPKLLVPHVEARTTVEQSQDRSRHSSLLQESKDDETYVDFVPRWTATKPPSQVPETKSSDVVPSVPGATDTCEICSPQPGITRALFAACPVCGGLKGASGLHSGPAPAQGASSSLVPGAARPPKGQATLASTGAAGYPAEPLVSDRPRSETATYVNIPISPTSKKQIHYTALELQEPSTGIRGSGSTKYAQIDIAATETAHKVGSQHAQSREDRLPELEQRKKGSQP
- the DOK7 gene encoding protein Dok-7 isoform X3 → MTDSVVVEGQVRLRDGKKWKNRWVVFRKPSPVADCLLMLVYKEKSERTKGHKERSSVTLEDICGLDPGLSYEGMNQTLAIICFSQVVMLGFDNKEIMNAWDVRLRYSLGEVHRFHVGVLPGTKLESGPATLHLCNDILVLARDIPPVVIGQWKLSDLRRYGAVANGFVFEGGTRCGYWAGVFFLSCTEGDQISFLFDCIVRGISPTKGPFGLRPVLPDPNLNPAYMEERVEHETLQLEKRLSLLSHQSLGGDDRSLSSSSTDTSHSDASAGSRLTIWPETSSASTSAESHGMAAAKGIHLGEDKAYADALHSAKPPPKPVRSRQLQEIGRQSSSDSGIATGSHSSYSGSFSSYAESLDICHGEEFGSLLSLPLNFATDQNVCTCQHTNPQRGSEYQIPGSVRHLYDTPRSLLPAAGRCTQHKSSDSTLSKDQSRATQGISDPKLLVPHVEARTTVEQSQDRSRHSSLLQESKDDETYVDFVPRWTATKPPSQVPETKSSDVVPSVPGATDTCEICSPQPGITRALFAACPVCGGLKGASGLHSGPAPAQGASSSLVPGAARPPKGQATLASTGSGSTKYAQIDIAATETAHKVGSQHAQSREDRLPELEQRKKGSQP